A region of the Bradysia coprophila strain Holo2 unplaced genomic scaffold, BU_Bcop_v1 contig_232, whole genome shotgun sequence genome:
TCGATTAAATTGTATGATTATCAAAATAATACAACCTGAAGAAGTTTTCATTCAAGGGGAAGcagaaagaaattaaatttagctAATTCTAGTttccaaaaatgaaatgaaaagatgaacaaaacaaaaaaactcgtcaaaatgatttttcttttctttctttttttatttaaaactttGATCATCGTCTGCACGCATCGTTGATACGAAAACCAATGTCCTTAAAATTAGATATTTTTTCCAtacacataaaacaaaaaaccccACTCCGTCGTTTCAGGCGACGTTTTCTGGTGTTTCTACATCAAAAaggagaagtaaaaaaaaacaaaaattttctatacCCAAAGTCTTACACACAAAAGTATTTATGTCgctgaatttgatttttgtggctcaatttgtttgcttttttattctcttggacataaatttttgttttctttgatgTTGTcttacaattattatttttcctttttttatttttttaaataattttatgattaagatgattttttttcaatttttttttatgattttattttatcaaaaattgagCTGTTATTGCTCATGCTCACAAATgaattgtattttgtttgaattttattatatgACTCATTTTAAAGAATTCACCAcacaaaaatgcaatttttgtttgttaaaaaaaaattatttaaaaaataaagaagaGAGAAACTTAAAGtcgaaaaaatcaataattctgaacgaagaaaagaaagaaacagTAGAGTTATTTATTAATAGAGTTTTCATTCCTTATCAATTATAAATAACGTCGCGGATATAGATGTGATGACGTAGTTGTATCTGAAAAGAAGAGAGCAGACGTTAGGACTCTATTTTTTTGGAGTTTTCACTTTGTGATGATGAatagaaacaacaaaaaaacatgcaaaaaatcctaaaataaAGGCAAGCCATTAGACGTAAGAAACGACGATATCAGGCTAACTCTAGGGCTTCCAATGTAGACAACGTTGTAAAGCATTCGACTCTGTAGAGTAGATCTGTTATCCCCACAAATCCttataaaaacaaatcgtCTAATTACTATCTATTGAATACATGGAGCTGTCTTCTGTTCCACAATGTCATTGGAAAGTCACGTACTAAGCTCAAGACATCTGGTACGAACAACTATTTTCTGGTAGAACCATGACTTGATCAAAAAGGGTATAAACGGGTAATCTAAATCTCGCGAGACACTCTTTAGTTCCGTATAATCGAACCTCATCTCACTATATTTCCAATTGAAGCAGTAGGTtgattcgtttaaaaaaaaggttttcgttTGCTGTTTCTACATTCTACAACATCTGTTCAACCTCAATGATACTCTTATGAaaggaattttcgaaaatattacgACGGAAACAGATAATCTGTTTAATGTAATGTAAAAAACGCATTCCTGCAGGTAATCGAATCTTGTATAAAAAAGATTATCGACTGAATGTACACGTAAGAAAAGCTTATACCTGCTCCAGCTGGAACTATTTTAACGAGTGTGTAAGCTGTTCAGaattaaattgcaaaatgTCTTGGTGTGGAAAGGTATAAGGCCCATCCAATGCAACATAATTACCTCAACCCGACCAGCAACACAACACGGCAAAAAATCTTCTGGTTTCTTCGCGCAGAAATTGAATAGTAGCAAATGCTAAGGAATACATTACTTCTTCTTCTGCTCAATGTTCTGTGTTCAATAAAAGACAACATTTTTTACTTCAATCAGGGCATAAAAAATCGGCCCCCGAAAGCAACAAGCTCactaaattgtaaatttcaatgaaatagaAAAGGCAGCTCTGATAACCAGAACAATTTAGAGTTGTTACCGTGATGTGAGTTATCAATTGACAGCTTTtctcaagattttttttctttttcaagaCAGTGCTGTAATAAGATAGCACTCTCAGCGAGGGTTTCTACTCTACATGAACTCAAAAAAGAtgagaaataaaatgtaacaaataCTAAATCCCTCCATCATGCACTAAGCGAAcagaaaacacaaaacaaaaaaacgcaCACAAAACGAGACCCCACACAtttgttgttcaaaaaaaaaaaaaaataacgttAATCTCAATCAATGTTTATTCGTTATCAAAATAAGAGCCttacaaagtaaaattttgaaaatatttccgtttttatttatcgaaaacacacgaccactcttttaaattaatatttttttattgttgttgtaatgtacggatttgttgtttttacctCTAGTATCCACATGCAATTAAATAATCTCCCAATTTTTCGACAATAGACGCAGCCTGTTGTGGTTGGACTGGATCTTCATAGATTGATACTATTACAGCTGGTGAATGGGCGAGAAAAAGGAATTAAAAATTAGTGTTAGCTCTTTCTTCAAGGTATAATTGCTTGCGAATTACCTTGTTGCGTTTTCATACAGTGCACTCCGTTTCTACCGAGTTTGGCTCGGACTACTCTATCGGAACCTGATAAGTAAATATACCGTTGTCCTGCTAGTGTGACTCCACCACTTGTTAGAATTTCTTGTTTGTCAAAACCTTGAACTAATTTCGCGAGTTCTTCTTTGGTTACCTGAAAAAAtcagagaaacaaaaaattagttaTCAAGTTATCTTCATCGCTGCAATGCATTGTATTTAggtttttaaacaaaataaaacagatCAAACGAATCAACAACGGGTGGACAATGGACTAAAGATGTCAAAAAATCTAAGTCCCATGACGGATTGAAGATAGAAAAACTTCTGGAACAATCGGTGTTTTCTCACAAGGAAAATCAAACTTGACAAGCATACCAGGTGTCCTAGAAGTTGCCAAGTTGTAGTTACATATAGAAAGATCTCCAGTTTTGTGTAACTTGAAATCTCccaattcaattaaaagttttcatCAAGTTTAGAATACAAAATTACTTATAGACCGTAATGAACTCTAGCAGCGCATTATAAATGCAAGTTCAAGGTCATTCTCTCTACACGTTTCGGTTATTTCGATTTGGATGACTTGTGACGATTTCTTTTCAATAATAGCTGATATGGTATTGACACCATTCGCCCAGGAACT
Encoded here:
- the LOC119077159 gene encoding profilin translates to MSWQDYVDNQLLASACVSRAAIAGHDGGIWAKSDGFEVTKEELAKLVQGFDKQEILTSGGVTLAGQRYIYLSGSDRVVRAKLGRNGVHCMKTQQAVIVSIYEDPVQPQQAASIVEKLGDYLIACGY